Proteins from a genomic interval of Rhodococcoides fascians A25f:
- a CDS encoding tyrosine-type recombinase/integrase, with protein MDFRPCRTPAVATLVGTAEAGRPVAVEPEIPPAVAKRIASAVQSSRSEGTRKTYAAAWRRFASWCAANGHVTLPAHPITVAAYLVDAADTRTEAGERAYAVATFGTWIAAINHQHRTTGHLSPSAHELVSATLSGIRREYAAAGDRLRQPRDPLLADDIKLLVLTARERCRGWADEVLERRDSAILLMGFAGAFRRGELSELVCGDVTVHRHDGLHVRLRKSKTDQEGRGVVKALPYTGNHETCPPCAYVRWVQVVAAFDVGGRPAVIRLLRKQELFDAHVCRGGVPRTATRVPLFRAVAKNGNLASTPLSGAAIHQTIRRRAEHAGYDPTALAKLGGHSLRAGFVTQGTRNGADGSAIARQTGHASLDSVEVYRREHAPLVGNAVTDIGL; from the coding sequence ATGGACTTTCGACCGTGCCGAACGCCTGCGGTGGCCACCCTTGTCGGCACTGCCGAAGCTGGCAGGCCGGTCGCTGTCGAGCCGGAGATCCCGCCCGCCGTCGCCAAGCGAATCGCAAGCGCTGTGCAGTCCTCCCGGTCCGAGGGGACACGCAAGACGTATGCGGCTGCGTGGAGACGCTTCGCCAGCTGGTGCGCCGCAAATGGTCACGTGACGCTTCCGGCACACCCGATTACCGTCGCCGCCTACCTCGTCGACGCTGCCGACACCCGCACCGAAGCAGGGGAGCGGGCCTACGCTGTCGCCACCTTCGGCACGTGGATTGCCGCGATCAACCACCAGCACCGCACCACGGGCCATCTCTCTCCGTCCGCGCATGAGCTGGTCTCCGCCACGTTGTCGGGGATCCGGCGCGAGTACGCCGCCGCGGGGGACCGACTGCGCCAACCGCGGGATCCGCTGCTGGCCGACGACATCAAGCTTCTTGTCTTGACGGCGCGGGAGCGATGTCGGGGCTGGGCGGACGAAGTCCTCGAACGCCGTGACTCCGCAATCCTGCTGATGGGGTTCGCGGGTGCCTTTCGCCGCGGCGAACTCTCCGAGCTGGTGTGTGGGGACGTTACCGTGCACCGGCACGACGGCCTACATGTGCGGTTGCGGAAATCCAAGACCGACCAAGAGGGCAGGGGAGTAGTTAAAGCCCTGCCATACACAGGCAATCACGAGACCTGCCCACCGTGCGCCTATGTCCGCTGGGTGCAGGTCGTCGCCGCGTTCGATGTCGGCGGCCGCCCCGCCGTCATTCGGCTACTACGGAAACAGGAACTGTTCGACGCGCACGTGTGTCGTGGGGGAGTGCCACGCACCGCAACCCGGGTACCGTTGTTCCGGGCCGTCGCGAAGAACGGAAACCTTGCCTCAACACCGCTGTCCGGGGCAGCGATCCACCAGACCATCCGACGCCGCGCCGAACACGCGGGCTACGACCCCACTGCCCTAGCCAAGCTCGGAGGGCACTCTCTCCGAGCCGGCTTCGTCACCCAAGGAACCCGAAACGGTGCCGACGGATCCGCTATCGCGCGCCAAACGGGCCATGCCAGCCTGGACTCGGTCGAGGTCTACCGGCGTGAGCACGCGCCCCTCGTGGGCAACGCCGTCACGGATATTGGTCTCTGA
- a CDS encoding SDR family NAD(P)-dependent oxidoreductase: MPGEWRAAVTGAGSGVGREIALQLASQDWSLVLADNNYDALLDTQSQCVAKTAVAHATQVDVADRTEINSWAASSRRVLGGLDAIFNVAGVLYSGDVIETPPADFDLVMATNFESVVNSSRAFLPDILKSRRGRIINVSSAFGVMSAPGYSAYNSSKFAVRGFTEALSQELRLTSRTARATCVIPGGLKTPIARTARAAPGVDRARTANFFDTRVARTAPEVAAQKIIAGAWKGKSQVTVGYDARLIDVTTRLLGSHYQHLLPALQALRRL, translated from the coding sequence ATGCCAGGGGAATGGAGAGCAGCGGTCACCGGCGCAGGTTCTGGAGTCGGCCGCGAAATCGCGTTGCAGCTTGCAAGCCAGGACTGGTCACTTGTGCTCGCGGACAACAACTACGATGCACTACTGGACACACAGTCCCAATGTGTCGCTAAGACCGCAGTCGCACACGCGACTCAAGTCGACGTCGCCGACCGGACCGAAATCAATTCATGGGCCGCTTCATCACGTAGAGTTCTTGGCGGTCTCGATGCGATCTTCAACGTCGCGGGCGTTCTATACAGCGGTGACGTCATCGAAACTCCCCCAGCTGACTTCGATCTCGTCATGGCAACCAACTTCGAGAGTGTGGTGAATAGCTCTCGCGCCTTCCTTCCAGACATTCTGAAGTCACGTCGAGGTCGAATCATCAACGTGTCGTCCGCATTTGGTGTCATGTCCGCACCCGGCTACTCGGCTTACAACTCCTCTAAATTTGCTGTTCGGGGCTTCACCGAGGCCCTAAGCCAAGAACTGCGCCTGACGTCACGAACCGCGCGTGCGACGTGCGTGATCCCTGGTGGCCTCAAAACGCCGATCGCACGGACGGCACGGGCGGCACCCGGCGTTGATCGCGCGCGAACGGCGAATTTTTTCGACACCCGCGTAGCCCGAACCGCCCCTGAAGTGGCTGCCCAGAAGATCATCGCGGGTGCGTGGAAGGGTAAGTCGCAGGTGACAGTCGGATATGACGCCCGCCTCATCGACGTAACCACGCGCCTACTCGGCTCTCATTATCAACATCTGCTGCCTGCGCTCCAAGCACTGCGGCGGCTTTGA